DNA from Prunus persica cultivar Lovell chromosome G6, Prunus_persica_NCBIv2, whole genome shotgun sequence:
ctcctacaaggagaagaatacacagaaaattcccacaaacaaatattctctcatagttttcatattttagcaaatcCTACCCTCATAGACTCTTAATAACGGAAGCAGACTCTTTGCTCGCTATACGGCAACAAATTACTCAAGAGGTAGATTCCTGTTTACACTACAATCTAGTGGAGATCTCATGCTTTATACAACAAATTTCCCACAAGATTATCCCTATTTCAGTTATTGGAAGACCGATACTAATGGTAGTGGCTTTCAAGTCATATTCAACCACTCTGGCTCTATTTACCTTGCTGCAAGGAATGGAACCATACTTAATGTAATATCCTCCTATACATTATCAAAGCAAGATTTATACCAGAGAGCAACTCTTGACTATGACGGAGTTTTGAGGCACTTTGTCTGCCATAAAGGCACCGGCTCAAATGCCGGAGTTTGGTCCACATTGTCCTTCATACTTTCAAATATCTGCATGAGTATCTTGCAACCGTAAGGTTTTGGTGCATGTGGGTTCAACAGCTTATGTCAACATGACCAAGGACAACCAATGTGCAAGTGTCCACCTGGTTATACCTTGATGGATCCACATGATGTGTTGAAAGGCTGCAAACAGAACTTTGCTCCACAAAGCTGTGATGAGGCCTCAGCAGAGACCGATCTTTTCTATCTTCAAGAGATGAACAATGTGTATTGGCAGGGATCTGAATATGACAAGTTTCAGGGCGTAACTGAGGATTGGTGCAGGCAGACTTGCCTAGCTGATTGTTACTGCACCACTGCCGGTTTCATAAATGGGAATTGTTCTTTGAAGGGAGCCCCACTTCCCAATGGGAGGATAGACAACAGTTTTATGGGAAAAAATTTGATCAAAGTAAGGAAAGGCAACTCTACTTCGAAATCAGCCGGAAGCGCAaatacaaaaaggaaagatgGGTCAACTTTGATTGTTGTTGGATCAGTGCTCCTCAGTAGCTTGGGGTTTCTCAACTTCCTCTTACCATTGATAACCTATTTGATTGTTTCTCACATCTATTCTAGAAAAGTTAAGGTGATTCAGCCTTGTCCAGTCATGCAGGGCATGAATTTGAAGTGTTTCACTTATGAGGAGTTAAAAGAAGCCACAAACGAATTCGAGGAAGAACTAGGACGGGGCGCATCGGCAACAGCTTTTAAAGGAAAGTTTTCGTCTGATAATGGCAAGTGTGTTGCTGTCAAAATTTTAGATGCTAAGGTTAGAGATAACGAGTTGGAATTCAATGCTGAGGTGAGTGCAATTGGCAGAATACATCACAAGAATTTAGTCCAATTACTTGGATTTTGTAACGAGGGACATCACCGAATTCTTGTGTATGAGTTTATGAGCAATGGCTCTCTAGCAAGCTTCCTCTTTAGAGAGTCAATGCCAAACTGGTatcaaaaatggaaaattgcCTTGGGAATTGCAAGAGGGCTTTTGTATTTGCACGAGGAATGCGGCAGCCAAATTGTACATTGTGACATTAAGCCTCAAAACATTCTTCTTAATGACTATTTCACAGCAAGAATTTCTGACTTCGGATTAGCCAAGCTTTTGAAAATAGACCAGACTCGAATTAGGACTGCAATCAGGGAACAAAAGGGTATGTGGCTCCCGAATGGTTCAAAAACTTGGCTATCACAGTGAAGGTGGATGTTTACAGCTTTGGCATTTTGCTATTGGAGATTATTTGCTGCAGgaagaaatttgaagaagagGCTGAGGATGAAAATCAAATGATATTAGCTGATTGGCCATATGATTTCtataagcaaaagaaaatgcatCTTCTGTTGCAGAATGATGCTGAGGCAATGGAAGACATCAAGGAGATGGAGAAGTATGTGATGATTGCAATATTGTGTATCAAGAAGGATCCATTACTAAGACCCACCATGAAGAAAGTTACATTGATGCTTGAAGGTACTGTTGAAGTCTCAATTCCACCTGATCCATCCTGATCATTCATAAATTCAGGATCGTCTTCCTTGTAAAATTCTGTACTTTTGTATGTTTGATCATCAAGGACTCCTGTTCAAACTGTCATGCTTGGAACCCTAACTAAAAGTAGGGTAATGAGTGTATAATAATTATAAGTACCAATTGAGATGTCTCAATAggataatttcttttttgtgctaCACTCAAGTAAAAAGTTTCTGttacaaattttcttcttcgaaAAAGTTGCATATTTGAGGCGAGGCATTTTTAGTCCGCTATACAAGGTGTAAGGCTCAGTTTGGAATTGCtgtcacttttaaaaaaagttgattCTGCTgtgttttgaaaataattaactgAAAAGTAAAGCACTCCATatttggtaaacaatatttttaaagtgctgTTAGTAcgaaaagcaatgtcaaaaccgtttggtaaattttaatataaaattgttgtaactgtgaataatgactaaaatagacatgatgttaaaagtgttatgtactaatcatgtggtggtagtggtagtGGTGGAGTGGTGGAGTGGTGGAGTGGAGGTAATGGTGGTGATGAAGGCggagttggtggtggtggtggttgtagTGGCAgcatggtggtggttgtggtgttggttgtggAGGTGGTAGTGGATGTGGAGATGGTTGTGGAGGTGGTAGTGGATGTGGAGAttttggaggaggaggtggttgtggtggtcgtgctggtggtggtggtggtggaggtggaggtggaggaggtggtggtgaaggtggtggtggtggtggtggtggcagaggatgaggaggagaaggatgtggtggtggtggtggtggcggtggttgtAGAGGTAGTGAATGTGGTGGTGCAAGTGGAGGAGTTGGATGTGGGAGTGGAGGTGGTGAaggtggtggaggaggtggtggttgtggtggtggtggcagaggatgaggaggagaaggatgtGGAGGTAGTGAATGTGGTGGTGCAAGTGGTGGAGTTGGATGTGGAAGTGGAGGtgtgtcattttttaaaatgaatgattgtattttgggaattaaaaaaacgCATTAAAAGTTCATCtatgcttcttttgaaagctGCTTTGAAAAGCAACCCAGAGCCTGCTTTTAAAAGATGCTGTCAAAAGGCCaatgcttttaaaataatcaggatattttatttttgaccaaacaccttaaactacttaactttaaagtgaagCAGGTTTTTGACGGAaaaaagcaatcccaaacGGGGCAAGCCAAGACTACTAATTCTTATTGAGCCAGAATATTCTATCAAAAATACAAGTACTAAATATCATTCAAGCATAATAATCAAtctcaaaacataaaatacttattcaacatcaaaagaaaaactcaattcATGCATCCCACTCCTCatcaaaaaacataaaatactatGATTTTCGGCATTTATGTGTGGACTTTAGTGTTATGTTTGGGTTTTATggatattttgttgtttgggaaaaaaaaacatatatatatatatatatatatatgaatctaGCACAAAGAGAATTGCATACCAAAGAGAGACGCTTCAATTTATGGAGAGAATTTATACTGAAAATACcatcttttatttatgtaagagaaaataaaaaaagaaaataccattttttCGCTGTTCATTTTTTGATGCAATGTTGTTAACAAGTGGGGTTGACATGATATCTTTTACTGTCAAACGGAGATTTTGGGAAGCGAGTTTGCAGCACATTGGCCTTTTATTTATGCTCAAAGTTATACATTGACAAGAAAGCAAGTTTTGAGTAGCTTAATGAAACCTTATTCACTAGGATGACAAGGAAAGTGATGATATAAATAGAACAGAGAGACAAATGAAACGAAATGATACAACAACaattatacatatttataGTATTGAACTTATGAAAGAGGAGGTGGAGCTGAGACTTCAACAGTTCCTTCAAGCATCAGTGTGACTTTCTTCATGGTGGGTCTGAGTGATGGATCCTCCTGAATGCACCATATTGCAATCATCACATACTTCTCCATCTCGTTGATGTCATTGATTTCCTCCTCATCATTCTTGAAGAGCCAGTGCAGCTTCTTTTGCATATAGCAATCATATGCCCAATCAGCTAGTATCATTTCATCTTCATTGTCTGCCACTTCTACAAAATGCTTCCGGCAGAAAATAATCTCTAACAACAAAATGCCATAGCTGTAAACATCAACCTTGACTGTGATAGGTAAGCTTCTGAACCATTCAGGGGCCACATACCCTCTGGTTCCCCTGATAGCAGTCATGCTTCGAGTCTGGTCCAATCTCAAAAGCTTCGCTAATCCGAAGTCAGAAATTCTTGCTGTGAAACAGTCATCAAGAAGAATGTTTTGAGGCTTGATGTCACAATGAACAATTTGGCTGCTGCATTCCTCATGCAAATACAAAAGCCCACTTGCAATTCCCAAGGCAATTTGCCTTCTCTGGTACCAGTTTGGCATTGATTCTCCAAAGAGTAAGCCTGCTAGAGAGCCATTGCTCATAAACTCATATACAAGAATTCGGTGCTCCCCCTCGTTACAAAATCCAAGTAGCTGGACTAAATTTCGGTGATTTGTTCTGCCAATAGCACTCATTTCAGCTTTGAATTCCAAATCATTTTCTCTGACCTTAGCGTCTAAACGTTTGACAGCAACACACCTTCCAGTATCAGACGCTAAAACTCCTTTAAAAACTGTTGCAGAAGCACCACGTCCTATTTCGTCCTTGAATTCGTTCGTAACTTTTTTTAGCTCCTCATAAGTGAAATCCTTCAAATTCATGCCTGACATGACTGGGTGAGGTTGAGTGACCTTTGCTTTTCTAGAATAGACGCGAGAAACAACCAAATAGGTTATTAATGGTAAGAGGATGTTCAGGAACCCCAAGCTACTCATGAGCACTGATCCAACAAGTATCAGAGTTGAattatctttctcttttgtgATTGCACCTCCACCTGACCTTAAAGTAGAGTTGTCTTTCCCAAATTTGATCAGAGCTTTTGCATTAACACTAGGGCCAATCATCCCATTCGAAAAAGGAAGTCTCTTCTTGAAACAGTGTCCACCGGAGTTGACAATTGCAACAGCACAAAAACAATCATCTAGGCAATTCTGTCTGCACCAATTCTCAGTTACCTCCGTAAAATGCTCATAATCTCCAAGtggaaaatttgtgttttgcatgACTTCAAAGTCAAAAAGATGCTCTGGTGAGACCTGGTCACAACTTTGTGGAACAAAGTTTTGTTTACATCCTTTGCGCACATCGTTTGGATCAATAGAGGTGTAACCACGAGGGCAGTCGCAAATTGGTCCTTCATCTCCAAGCCTACATAAGCTGTTGATTCCACATGCACCACGGCCCATCGCCCTAAAAGaagcatttttgtttttacaacagcatctacaatcatgctctttattttttagttaaaatttagctaaaaatacacaaaagttattttaggagctctctataaaatttcaacttcaatcaTACTCTCTAGTTTAGGGAGTCGTAAATGCtagaattatattttaattcaacATAAATGGTCCAtctatatgaaaaaaataatataaaaatggaCAATATTGATTAAAGGTTTaaaaatattcattaaatagggtagcattaaattatagggagccactaaGAGTTCATTATCTCTCCTCATATTTAGGAGTTCCTAGAGGTCTCTCTATTTTAGGAGCtggatagggagcatggttggagatgAATTTTCTTACTTCCTCCCTAAATTTTATCTAAGAATGTGGTTTAAAGAAAC
Protein-coding regions in this window:
- the LOC109950030 gene encoding G-type lectin S-receptor-like serine/threonine-protein kinase LECRK2; its protein translation is MGRGACGINSLCRLGDEGPICDCPRGYTSIDPNDVRKGCKQNFVPQSCDQVSPEHLFDFEVMQNTNFPLGDYEHFTEVTENWCRQNCLDDCFCAVAIVNSGGHCFKKRLPFSNGMIGPSVNAKALIKFGKDNSTLRSGGGAITKEKDNSTLILVGSVLMSSLGFLNILLPLITYLVVSRVYSRKAKVTQPHPVMSGMNLKDFTYEELKKVTNEFKDEIGRGASATVFKGVLASDTGRCVAVKRLDAKVRENDLEFKAEMSAIGRTNHRNLVQLLGFCNEGEHRILVYEFMSNGSLAGLLFGESMPNWYQRRQIALGIASGLLYLHEECSSQIVHCDIKPQNILLDDCFTARISDFGLAKLLRLDQTRSMTAIRGTRGYVAPEWFRSLPITVKVDVYSYGILLLEIIFCRKHFVEVADNEDEMILADWAYDCYMQKKLHWLFKNDEEEINDINEMEKYVMIAIWCIQEDPSLRPTMKKVTLMLEGTVEVSAPPPLS